The following coding sequences lie in one Pseudomonas syringae CC1557 genomic window:
- a CDS encoding PLD nuclease N-terminal domain-containing protein, which yields MGWISENHLWLFAALTALIVISDIWAVLRIRKSKTQSSNKLMWIIIVVAVPIAGVLALLVAGPRHVDTPAKPEQQSTKY from the coding sequence ATGGGTTGGATATCGGAAAATCATTTGTGGTTGTTCGCAGCGTTGACTGCCTTGATTGTGATTTCGGACATCTGGGCAGTGTTGCGTATTCGCAAGAGCAAGACGCAGTCCAGCAACAAGCTGATGTGGATCATCATCGTTGTCGCCGTGCCGATTGCTGGCGTACTGGCACTGCTGGTTGCAGGTCCGCGCCATGTGGACACCCCGGCCAAACCTGAACAGCAAAGCACCAAGTACTGA
- a CDS encoding FadR/GntR family transcriptional regulator yields MENQSALPRARRKHRSLAQELVTELSERIRSGQLKRGDKLPTESAIMEEQGVSRTVVREAISRLQASGLVETRHGIGTFVLDTPSPSGFRIDPATIVTLRDVLAILELRISLEVESAGLAAQRRSDEQLAAMRAALDALNESATHATDAVASDFQFHLQIALSTGNRYFTDIMTHLGTSIIPRTRLNSARLAHDDQQHYMDRLSREHEEIFDAIARQDSDAARAAMRLHLTNSRERLRHAHEEAESQRA; encoded by the coding sequence CCGAGCTGTCCGAGCGTATTCGCAGCGGTCAGCTCAAGCGCGGTGACAAACTGCCCACCGAATCCGCAATCATGGAAGAGCAGGGCGTCAGTCGTACGGTAGTGCGTGAGGCGATTTCGCGCCTGCAAGCGTCCGGCCTGGTCGAAACCCGTCACGGGATCGGCACCTTCGTTCTGGACACGCCGAGCCCCAGCGGCTTCCGCATTGATCCGGCGACCATCGTGACCCTGCGTGATGTGCTGGCAATTCTGGAGCTGCGCATCAGTCTGGAAGTGGAGTCGGCAGGGCTTGCCGCCCAGCGCCGGAGCGACGAGCAACTGGCAGCCATGCGTGCTGCTCTGGACGCACTCAATGAAAGTGCCACACACGCAACTGATGCAGTGGCGTCGGATTTCCAGTTTCACCTGCAGATCGCGCTGTCGACCGGCAACCGCTATTTCACTGACATCATGACGCACCTGGGGACCAGTATCATTCCGCGCACGCGTCTGAATTCTGCGCGCCTGGCCCACGATGATCAGCAGCACTACATGGACCGCCTGAGCCGTGAGCACGAAGAGATCTTCGACGCCATCGCCCGTCAGGACTCCGACGCCGCCCGTGCCGCCATGCGCCTGCACCTGACCAACAGCCGCGAACGCCTGCGCCACGCGCATGAAGAGGCTGAATCGCAGCGGGCTTGA
- the kdgD gene encoding 5-dehydro-4-deoxyglucarate dehydratase → MNPQELKSILSSGLLSFPVTDFNAQGDFHRAGYIKRLEWLAPYGASALFAAGGTGEFFSLAASEYSEIIKTAVDTCATSVPILAGVGGATRQAIEYAQEAERLGAKGLLLLPHYLTEASQDGVAAHVEAVCKSVKIGVVVYNRNVCRLTPTLLEQLAERCPNLIGYKDGLGDIELMVSIRRRLGDRFSYLGGLPTAEVYAAAYKALGVPVYSSAVFNFVPKLAMDFYHAIARDDHEAVGKYIDDFFLPYLEIRNRKAGYAVSIVKAGAKIAGYDAGPVRAPLTDLTPDECDMLAALMDKQGKQ, encoded by the coding sequence ATGAATCCACAAGAACTGAAGTCCATCCTCTCTTCCGGCCTGCTGTCCTTCCCGGTTACCGATTTCAATGCGCAGGGCGATTTCCATCGCGCTGGCTACATCAAACGCCTTGAGTGGCTGGCCCCGTATGGCGCCAGCGCTCTGTTCGCTGCGGGCGGTACAGGTGAGTTCTTCTCCCTGGCAGCCAGCGAATACTCTGAAATCATCAAGACTGCCGTCGACACCTGCGCTACCAGCGTGCCGATTCTGGCCGGTGTGGGCGGTGCGACTCGCCAGGCTATCGAATACGCTCAGGAAGCCGAACGTCTGGGTGCCAAAGGCCTGTTGCTGCTGCCGCACTACCTGACCGAAGCCAGTCAGGACGGCGTTGCTGCCCACGTTGAAGCGGTGTGCAAATCGGTCAAGATCGGTGTGGTGGTCTACAACCGCAACGTTTGCCGCCTGACGCCAACCCTGCTGGAGCAACTGGCCGAGCGTTGCCCGAACCTGATCGGTTACAAGGATGGCCTGGGTGATATCGAGCTGATGGTTTCGATCCGTCGCCGTCTGGGTGATCGCTTCTCGTACCTGGGCGGTTTGCCTACCGCCGAAGTCTACGCCGCTGCCTACAAGGCGTTGGGCGTACCGGTCTACTCGTCCGCGGTGTTCAACTTCGTACCGAAACTGGCGATGGATTTCTACCACGCCATTGCCCGTGACGATCACGAGGCAGTCGGCAAGTACATCGACGATTTCTTCCTGCCTTATCTGGAAATCCGCAACCGCAAAGCCGGTTATGCCGTGAGCATCGTCAAGGCTGGCGCGAAGATCGCTGGCTACGACGCAGGGCCGGTTCGTGCGCCATTGACCGACCTGACCCCCGACGAGTGCGACATGCTCGCCGCTCTGATGGACAAGCAAGGCAAGCAATAA
- the garD gene encoding galactarate dehydratase — MNLIQHADSPRYIRLHPLDNVVVVVNDQGVPAGTEFDDGLVTVDNVPQSHKVSTVDLAVGEAIIRYGHTIGYALQPIPRGSWVREDQLRMPSAPALDSLPMSDAVPEKQPPLEGFTFEGYRNADGTVGTRNILGITTTVQCVTGVLDHAVKRIREELLPKYPNVDDVVALTHSYGCGVAITATDAYIPIRTVRNLARNPNLGGEALVISLGCEKLQAGQVMHEGDSSVDLSDPWLYRLQDSSHGFNEMIEQIMELAETRLKKLDVRRRETVPASELILGMQCGGSDAFSGITANPALGYASDLLLRAGATVMFSEVTEVRDAIYLLTSRAQDQDVAQALVREMDWYDRYLAKGEADRSANTTPGNKKGGLSNIVEKSLGSIVKSGSSAINGVLGPGERVSGKGLIFCATPASDFVCGTLQLAAGMNLHVFTTGRGTPYGLAMAPVVKVSTRTELAQRWPDLIDIDAGRIATGRASIEDLGWELFHFYLDVASGKKKTWTEHYRLHNDITLFNPAPIT; from the coding sequence ATGAACCTGATTCAACATGCCGATTCTCCACGCTACATCCGGCTGCATCCGCTGGATAACGTTGTGGTCGTGGTCAACGACCAGGGCGTGCCGGCCGGAACCGAATTCGACGACGGCCTGGTGACCGTCGATAACGTGCCGCAAAGCCATAAGGTCAGCACCGTTGACCTTGCGGTAGGCGAGGCGATCATTCGCTATGGCCATACCATCGGCTACGCGCTGCAACCGATACCGCGCGGCAGTTGGGTCAGGGAAGATCAACTGCGCATGCCATCCGCGCCAGCGCTCGACAGCCTGCCGATGTCCGATGCAGTGCCAGAGAAACAGCCACCGCTGGAGGGTTTTACCTTCGAAGGCTACCGCAATGCCGACGGCACGGTGGGCACCCGCAATATTCTGGGCATCACCACCACCGTGCAGTGTGTGACCGGCGTACTGGATCATGCAGTCAAGCGCATTCGTGAGGAGTTGTTGCCCAAGTACCCTAACGTCGATGACGTGGTAGCGCTGACCCACAGTTACGGTTGCGGCGTGGCCATTACCGCCACCGACGCCTACATCCCGATTCGTACTGTGCGCAATTTGGCACGCAACCCGAATCTGGGTGGCGAGGCGTTGGTGATCAGCCTGGGCTGCGAGAAATTGCAGGCCGGGCAGGTCATGCATGAAGGCGACAGTTCGGTTGACCTCAGCGATCCTTGGCTGTACCGACTTCAGGACTCCAGCCACGGCTTCAACGAAATGATCGAGCAGATCATGGAGCTGGCCGAAACGCGCCTGAAGAAACTGGATGTGCGCCGGCGCGAAACGGTTCCGGCTTCGGAGCTGATTCTGGGCATGCAGTGCGGCGGCAGCGATGCGTTTTCCGGTATCACCGCCAATCCGGCCCTCGGCTATGCTTCGGACCTGCTGTTACGTGCTGGCGCGACTGTAATGTTTTCCGAAGTGACGGAAGTGCGGGATGCCATTTATCTGCTGACGTCCCGTGCGCAGGATCAGGACGTCGCCCAGGCACTGGTTCGCGAGATGGATTGGTACGACCGCTACCTGGCCAAAGGTGAGGCGGATCGCAGCGCCAACACCACGCCGGGCAACAAGAAGGGAGGATTGTCGAACATTGTCGAGAAATCCCTGGGGTCTATCGTCAAGTCCGGCAGCAGCGCGATCAACGGCGTGCTTGGCCCTGGCGAGCGGGTCAGCGGCAAGGGGCTGATCTTCTGCGCCACGCCTGCCAGTGATTTTGTCTGCGGCACATTGCAACTGGCCGCCGGGATGAACCTGCACGTATTCACCACCGGACGCGGTACGCCGTATGGTCTGGCGATGGCGCCGGTGGTGAAGGTCTCGACCCGCACCGAACTGGCCCAGCGCTGGCCTGATCTGATCGACATAGACGCCGGACGCATCGCGACCGGTCGTGCGAGCATCGAGGATCTGGGCTGGGAGTTGTTCCATTTCTATCTCGACGTGGCCAGCGGCAAGAAAAAGACCTGGACCGAACACTACCGGCTACACAACGACATCACGCTCTTCAACCCTGCACCGATTACCTGA
- a CDS encoding MFS transporter, which translates to MQKSKPTHVRYLILLMLFLVTTINYADRATIAIAGSSIQKDLGITPVTLGFIFSAFGWAYVAGQIPGGWLLDRFGSKKVYAMSIFTWSLFTLLQGYVGEFGISTAIVALFMLRFLVGLAEAPSFPGNARIVAAWFPTAERGTASAIFNSAQYFATVLFAPLMGWIVYTYGWQHVFVVMGAVGIVFSMIWMKVIYGPRNHPMINEAEFEHIASNGALVDLDQDKGKGTQAAANSGPKWDYIRQLLTNRMMLGIYLSQYCINGITYFFLTWFPVYLVQERGMTILKAGMIASLPAICGFIGGVLGGIISDYLLRKGHSLTFARKAPIIGGLLLSTSIVTCNYVDVEWVVVGFMALAFFGKGVGALGWAVMSDVSPKQIAGLSGGLFNTFGNVASITTPIVIGYIISSTGSFKWALVFVGANALVAVISYIFIVGEIKRVELKEPPAKGPLLNDSVSDLSEAKS; encoded by the coding sequence ATGCAAAAGTCCAAGCCGACGCACGTCCGCTATTTGATTTTGTTGATGCTGTTTCTCGTCACCACGATCAACTACGCCGACCGTGCCACCATCGCTATCGCTGGTTCCAGTATCCAGAAAGACCTCGGCATCACTCCGGTCACACTGGGCTTTATCTTCTCTGCATTCGGCTGGGCCTACGTGGCTGGCCAGATCCCTGGTGGCTGGCTGCTTGACCGATTCGGGTCGAAAAAAGTCTATGCCATGAGCATTTTCACCTGGTCGCTGTTCACCCTGCTGCAAGGCTATGTGGGTGAATTTGGTATTTCCACGGCCATCGTCGCGCTGTTCATGCTGCGCTTTCTGGTCGGGCTGGCCGAAGCGCCTTCCTTCCCAGGCAACGCACGCATCGTCGCCGCCTGGTTCCCGACCGCCGAACGCGGCACAGCTTCGGCAATCTTCAACTCGGCGCAATATTTCGCCACCGTCCTGTTCGCTCCGCTGATGGGCTGGATCGTCTACACCTACGGCTGGCAGCACGTGTTTGTGGTCATGGGCGCAGTCGGCATCGTGTTCTCGATGATCTGGATGAAGGTCATTTATGGCCCGCGCAACCACCCGATGATCAACGAGGCCGAGTTCGAACACATCGCCAGCAATGGTGCGCTGGTCGATCTGGATCAGGACAAGGGCAAAGGCACTCAAGCGGCAGCCAACAGCGGCCCCAAGTGGGACTATATTCGCCAGTTGCTGACCAACCGCATGATGCTTGGCATCTACCTGAGCCAATACTGCATCAACGGCATCACCTATTTCTTCCTGACCTGGTTCCCGGTCTACCTGGTTCAGGAGCGTGGCATGACCATCCTCAAGGCAGGCATGATCGCGTCCTTGCCAGCCATCTGCGGGTTTATCGGCGGAGTATTGGGCGGGATCATTTCCGATTATCTGCTGCGCAAGGGCCATTCGCTGACCTTCGCCCGCAAGGCGCCGATCATCGGCGGTCTGCTACTGTCGACCTCTATCGTGACCTGCAACTATGTGGACGTGGAGTGGGTGGTCGTCGGCTTCATGGCCCTGGCCTTCTTCGGTAAAGGCGTGGGCGCGCTGGGCTGGGCGGTCATGTCCGACGTCTCGCCCAAGCAGATTGCCGGTTTGAGTGGCGGCCTGTTCAACACCTTCGGTAACGTTGCATCGATCACCACCCCGATTGTGATTGGCTACATCATCAGCAGCACCGGCTCGTTCAAATGGGCACTGGTGTTTGTCGGCGCCAACGCGCTGGTGGCGGTGATCAGTTACATTTTCATTGTGGGCGAAATCAAGCGTGTGGAATTGAAAGAGCCGCCTGCCAAGGGGCCATTGCTGAACGACTCGGTCAGCGACCTTTCCGAAGCAAAATCCTGA